The following are encoded together in the Nocardioides okcheonensis genome:
- a CDS encoding alpha/beta fold hydrolase yields the protein MRRRSNPHLQHVTVHGHRRAYVRRGSGPVVLLLHGLACDHTTWDPVIESLARTHTVIAPDLLGHGASDKPRADYSVGGYANGMRDLLTVLGVDTATVVGHSFGGGVAMQFAYQYPERTERLVLVGSGGLGPEVSPAVRAITTPGFQQAMGVLALPGLRHATTTAMRLLSRSGVSQLRDLDEVADIYDSFADPRTRAAIRHVVRAVVDWRGQIVTMADRAYLTEAMPMLVVWGADDMVVPVTHASNAGALAPTARIEVIPNAGHFPHKDHPERFVRIVRDFIRTTRPAAHDRERWRELLEEGAPVPPVHAGAGEPPLAPVHSVRRATGA from the coding sequence GTGCGCCGTCGCAGCAACCCGCACCTGCAGCACGTCACCGTGCACGGGCACCGCCGTGCGTACGTCCGGCGCGGGTCCGGGCCGGTCGTGCTGCTGCTGCACGGGCTGGCGTGCGACCACACCACGTGGGACCCGGTGATCGAGTCGCTCGCGCGCACCCACACCGTCATCGCGCCGGACCTGCTGGGTCACGGCGCGTCGGACAAGCCCCGGGCCGACTACAGCGTGGGCGGCTACGCCAACGGCATGCGCGACCTGCTCACCGTGCTGGGCGTCGACACGGCGACCGTCGTCGGCCACAGCTTCGGCGGCGGCGTGGCGATGCAGTTCGCCTACCAGTACCCCGAGCGCACCGAGCGGCTCGTGCTGGTCGGCTCCGGCGGCCTCGGCCCCGAGGTCAGCCCGGCCGTCCGCGCGATCACCACGCCCGGCTTCCAGCAGGCGATGGGCGTGCTGGCGCTGCCCGGGCTCCGCCACGCGACCACCACGGCGATGCGCCTGCTGTCCCGCTCGGGGGTGAGCCAGCTGCGCGACCTCGACGAGGTCGCCGACATCTACGACTCCTTCGCCGACCCGCGCACCCGGGCCGCGATCCGCCACGTGGTCCGCGCGGTCGTCGACTGGCGCGGGCAGATCGTGACGATGGCCGACCGCGCCTACCTCACCGAGGCGATGCCGATGTTGGTCGTGTGGGGCGCCGACGACATGGTCGTGCCGGTGACGCACGCGAGCAACGCCGGCGCGCTCGCGCCGACCGCGCGGATCGAGGTGATCCCCAACGCGGGGCACTTCCCGCACAAGGACCACCCGGAGCGGTTCGTGAGGATCGTGCGCGACTTCATCCGCACGACCCGGCCCGCCGCCCACGACCGCGAGCGGTGGCGCGAGCTGCTCGAGGAGGGCGCGCCCGTGCCGCCGGTGCACGCCGGCGCGGGGGAGCCGCCGTTGGCGCCCGTCCACTCCGTGCGGCGCGCGACGGGCGCCTGA
- a CDS encoding serine/threonine-protein kinase codes for MGTRDDVWHLAEGDLLAPGLSAMKRLGGGSAYEAWLCFDEVTWSAVVVKVLRPSQVEDESSRRGLRREVLALATINHPVVVRGLRDGQDGDRPHVVLEHVDGPRLSSLVRRHGRLQEQQYLPLAIDVASALHYLRQVGWTHLDIKPSNIIMGAPARLIDLSVARPEEDARRLRHPIGTDAYMSPEQCDPTGPGGAVPSYASDVWGLGATLFHAVAGFRPFAHGDPDADDVRLRFPQLAQPPAPLPDGVPPTVAEVIAACLRPDPGARPLPHEVADALEPVLAGLPRGSLAGFRIRG; via the coding sequence ATGGGCACGCGCGACGACGTCTGGCACCTCGCGGAGGGTGACCTCCTCGCCCCCGGCCTGAGCGCGATGAAGCGCCTGGGCGGAGGGTCCGCCTACGAGGCCTGGCTGTGCTTCGACGAGGTGACCTGGTCGGCGGTCGTGGTCAAGGTGCTGCGTCCCTCCCAGGTCGAGGACGAGTCCTCCCGGCGCGGGCTGCGCCGGGAGGTGCTCGCCCTCGCCACGATCAACCACCCCGTCGTGGTCAGGGGGCTCCGCGACGGGCAGGACGGGGACCGGCCGCACGTCGTGCTCGAGCACGTCGACGGCCCGCGGCTCTCCAGCCTGGTCCGGCGCCACGGCCGGTTGCAGGAGCAGCAGTACCTGCCGCTCGCGATCGACGTGGCCTCCGCCCTGCACTACCTGCGGCAGGTGGGCTGGACCCATCTCGACATCAAGCCCAGCAACATCATCATGGGCGCTCCGGCGCGGCTGATCGACCTCTCGGTCGCCCGGCCGGAGGAGGACGCCCGCCGGCTGCGCCACCCGATCGGCACCGATGCCTACATGTCGCCGGAGCAGTGCGACCCGACCGGCCCGGGCGGCGCCGTGCCGTCGTACGCCTCCGACGTCTGGGGCCTCGGGGCCACGCTCTTCCACGCCGTCGCCGGGTTCCGCCCGTTCGCCCACGGCGACCCGGACGCGGACGACGTACGCCTGCGCTTCCCGCAGCTGGCGCAGCCTCCGGCGCCGCTGCCGGACGGGGTGCCGCCGACGGTGGCCGAGGTCATCGCCGCCTGCCTGCGCCCGGACCCGGGCGCCCGGCCGCTGCCGCACGAGGTCGCCGACGCCCTCGAGCCGGTGCTGGCCGGACTGCCGCGCGGCTCCCTCGCCGGGTTCCGGATCCGCGGCTGA
- a CDS encoding helix-turn-helix domain-containing protein, translating into MPTPTGRSHAVLHPSRARQRIEVGRSGPDAGLADLVDYFWWVRWDVPEPHEQEVVPRPVVHVSAEVLADGPRLVVTGVHQRMFSRRLVGQGHTVAAGFRPAGFRPLLRGDVGALQDREVRAVEVLGVDDRPVAEEVLACERPEDGAEVLGRWLAALPREDDPLVGRLADLVERAEQDPALVRAGQLADLAGVSLRTLQRWFRSHVGIGPKWVVQRFRLLDAVAAAHGEDDVDWAGLAARLGYADQSHLVRAFTQLVGHPPAAYAREA; encoded by the coding sequence GTGCCCACCCCGACCGGTCGCTCGCACGCCGTCCTGCACCCCAGCCGCGCGCGCCAGCGGATCGAGGTCGGCCGCAGCGGACCGGACGCCGGGCTCGCCGACCTGGTGGACTACTTCTGGTGGGTGCGCTGGGACGTGCCCGAGCCGCACGAGCAGGAGGTCGTGCCGCGCCCGGTCGTGCACGTCTCGGCCGAGGTCCTCGCCGACGGCCCGCGGCTGGTGGTGACCGGCGTGCACCAGCGGATGTTCAGCAGGCGTCTCGTCGGGCAGGGGCACACGGTCGCCGCCGGGTTCCGGCCGGCGGGGTTCCGGCCGCTGCTGCGCGGTGACGTCGGGGCGCTGCAGGACCGCGAGGTCCGGGCGGTGGAGGTGCTCGGCGTCGACGACCGCCCGGTGGCCGAGGAGGTCCTGGCGTGCGAGCGCCCGGAGGACGGGGCCGAGGTGCTCGGCCGCTGGCTCGCGGCGCTGCCGCGCGAGGACGACCCGCTGGTCGGCCGGCTCGCCGACCTCGTCGAGCGGGCCGAGCAGGACCCGGCGCTGGTGCGCGCCGGACAGCTCGCGGACCTGGCCGGGGTGAGCCTGCGGACGCTGCAGCGCTGGTTCCGCAGCCACGTCGGCATCGGTCCCAAGTGGGTCGTGCAGCGGTTCCGGCTGCTCGACGCGGTGGCGGCCGCCCACGGCGAGGACGACGTCGACTGGGCCGGGCTGGCGGCGCGCCTGGGCTACGCCGACCAGTCGCACCTGGTCCGGGCCTTCACGCAGCTGGTGGGCCACCCTCCCGCTGCCTACGCGCGGGAGGCGTGA
- a CDS encoding DUF3052 domain-containing protein, with amino-acid sequence MSSTVGGSAPVTGTGDRLGLKPGMVVQELGWDNDTDDELRVAVEDCIDADMVDGDYGNVVDAVLLWWRDDDGDLVDGLVDALTDLVGGGSIWLLTPKVGRPGTVDAADVAEAAPIAGLSQTTTASVSKDWQATRLVAPKTPA; translated from the coding sequence GTGAGCTCGACGGTGGGCGGTTCCGCCCCGGTGACAGGCACGGGGGACCGGCTCGGGCTCAAGCCCGGCATGGTCGTCCAGGAACTCGGCTGGGACAACGACACCGATGACGAGCTCCGCGTCGCGGTCGAGGACTGCATCGACGCCGACATGGTCGACGGTGACTACGGCAACGTCGTGGACGCGGTGCTGCTGTGGTGGCGCGACGACGACGGCGACCTCGTCGACGGCCTCGTCGACGCGCTGACCGACCTGGTCGGCGGGGGATCGATCTGGCTGCTCACCCCCAAGGTGGGTCGGCCCGGCACGGTCGACGCCGCCGACGTCGCGGAGGCGGCCCCGATCGCCGGCCTCTCGCAGACCACGACGGCGTCCGTCAGCAAGGACTGGCAGGCCACCCGTCTGGTCGCTCCGAAGACTCCCGCGTGA
- a CDS encoding acyltransferase domain-containing protein: MLVIVAPGQGAQTPGFLTPWLEDPVFAGRFEWLSTVAGIDLPHYGTEADAETIRDTKVAQPLLVATGLVAALDLFPHPADAFSRIGAVAGHSVGELTAAAGARAITAEQAMVLVRERGNAMAEAAATTATGMTAVLGGDRDEVLAAIEAHGLTAANDNGPGQVVAAGTMEQLAAFAEQPPAKARLMPLSVAGAFHTHHMSPAVDRLGHLARSVSTHDPRTPVISNKDGQVVHDGREVLRRIVGQISNPVRWDLCLETMTDLGVTGILEMPPAGTLTGIAKRALKGVETFALKTPDQLDAAREFCDKHGEASMIETTPTWRMIVSPAKGTFHLSSEAVERDMLAPGATIGAVASLRDRTDITAPHGGSVVEWLVEDGDLVSPGQPLLRLHPEATH, translated from the coding sequence GTGCTCGTCATCGTCGCCCCCGGTCAAGGGGCCCAGACCCCCGGTTTCCTCACCCCCTGGCTCGAGGACCCGGTGTTCGCCGGTCGCTTCGAGTGGCTCTCCACCGTCGCCGGCATCGACCTGCCGCACTACGGCACCGAGGCCGACGCCGAGACGATCCGCGACACCAAGGTCGCGCAGCCCCTGCTCGTCGCCACCGGCCTGGTCGCCGCGCTGGACCTGTTCCCGCACCCGGCCGACGCGTTCTCGCGCATCGGCGCGGTCGCGGGCCACAGCGTCGGCGAGCTGACCGCCGCGGCGGGCGCGCGGGCGATCACCGCCGAGCAGGCGATGGTCCTCGTGCGCGAGCGGGGCAACGCGATGGCCGAGGCCGCCGCCACCACCGCGACCGGCATGACCGCCGTGCTGGGCGGCGACCGCGACGAGGTCCTCGCCGCCATCGAGGCGCACGGCCTCACCGCCGCCAACGACAACGGTCCCGGCCAGGTCGTCGCCGCCGGCACCATGGAGCAGCTGGCCGCCTTCGCCGAGCAGCCCCCCGCCAAGGCGCGCCTGATGCCGCTCAGCGTCGCCGGCGCCTTCCACACCCACCACATGTCGCCCGCCGTCGACCGGCTCGGCCACCTGGCCCGGTCGGTGTCGACCCACGACCCGCGCACCCCGGTCATCTCCAACAAGGACGGGCAGGTCGTCCACGACGGCCGCGAGGTGCTGCGCCGGATCGTCGGCCAGATCTCGAACCCCGTCCGCTGGGACCTGTGCCTGGAGACGATGACGGACCTCGGCGTGACCGGCATCCTGGAGATGCCTCCGGCCGGCACCCTCACCGGCATCGCCAAGCGGGCCCTCAAGGGCGTCGAGACCTTCGCGCTCAAGACACCCGACCAGCTCGACGCCGCCCGCGAGTTCTGCGACAAGCACGGCGAGGCCTCGATGATCGAGACCACCCCCACCTGGCGGATGATCGTCTCCCCCGCGAAGGGGACCTTCCACCTGTCCTCGGAGGCCGTCGAGCGCGACATGCTCGCCCCGGGCGCCACCATCGGCGCCGTGGCCAGCCTGCGCGACCGGACCGACATCACGGCCCCGCACGGCGGCTCCGTGGTCGAGTGGCTGGTCGAGGACGGCGACCTCGTCTCCCCCGGCCAGCCCCTGCTCCGCCTGCACCCCGAGGCCACGCACTGA
- the aceE gene encoding pyruvate dehydrogenase (acetyl-transferring), homodimeric type has product MSDAEKSPQSTTRQAPATPSVIHEGLPTQLPDIDPDETQEWLASFDAMLDDRGRDRARYVMLRLLERAREKQVGVPALRSTDYINTIPPEREPWFPGDEEVERRIRAFIRWNAAVMVSSANRKGLEVGGHIATYQSSASLYEVGFNHFFRGKDHEGGGDQIYIQGHGSPGVYARAFLEGRLSEEQLYRFRQEVQHGTGAGLPSYPHPRLMPDFWEFPTVSMGLTAINSIYQARFNRYMDNRGIKDTSQQHVWAFMGDGEMAEPESLGAIRVAAREELDNLTWVINCNLQQLDGPVTGNGKIMQELEANFRGAGWNVIKVVWGREWDALLAKDMDGVLVNRMNSTPDGQFQTYSTEDGAYVREHFFGSDPRLRKMVEHMSDQQIEKLPRGGHDYRKVYAAFDAATKHTGQPTVILAHTIKGWTIDALEGKNATHQMKKLTLPDLKKFRDRLYLPISDRDLEESYEKTGGAPFYHPGADSPEIAYMLERRQALGGSIPRRVNRATALKLPGDELYAELKQGSGKNKFATTMAAVRLLRDWMKDPEIGERLVPIAPDEYRTFGMDSMFPSAKVYNPGGQQYESVDRKMLLSYKESAQGQMLHEGISEAGAMASATAAGSAYSTHGEHMIPFYIFYSMFGFQRTGDSVWAMADQLSRGFLIGATAGRTTLTGEGLQHADGHSPLLAATNPAVVHYDPAFGYEIAHIMQNGLERMYGADAEDVIFYLTVYNEPVSQPAEPADVDVDGILKGIHRVSTAEGEGPRVQLMASGVGYPWIQDAARILAEDWGVQADLWSVTSWNELARDGAAAEQWNLLNPGSDKRTAYVSDKLAGVQGPVVAVSDYMRAVPLQIARWVPADYRVLGADGFGFADTRPAARRFFHIDAVSVVVQALQALADAGEVPVEKVVEAARRYKIDDPTATQDIKQEGGDA; this is encoded by the coding sequence GTGAGTGACGCCGAGAAGTCCCCGCAGAGCACGACCAGGCAGGCTCCTGCCACGCCGTCGGTCATCCACGAGGGACTCCCCACCCAGCTGCCCGACATCGACCCCGACGAGACCCAGGAGTGGCTCGCGTCCTTCGACGCGATGCTCGACGACCGCGGTCGGGACCGGGCCCGCTACGTCATGCTCCGCCTGCTCGAGCGGGCCCGCGAGAAGCAGGTCGGCGTCCCGGCGCTGCGCTCCACCGACTACATCAACACCATCCCGCCCGAGCGCGAGCCGTGGTTCCCCGGCGACGAGGAGGTCGAGCGCCGCATCCGCGCGTTCATCCGCTGGAACGCCGCGGTGATGGTGTCCAGCGCGAACCGCAAGGGCCTCGAGGTCGGCGGCCACATCGCGACCTACCAGTCCTCGGCCTCCCTCTACGAGGTCGGCTTCAACCACTTCTTCCGCGGCAAGGACCACGAGGGCGGTGGCGACCAGATCTACATCCAGGGCCACGGCTCGCCGGGCGTCTACGCCCGCGCCTTCCTCGAGGGTCGCCTCAGCGAGGAGCAGCTCTACCGCTTCCGCCAGGAGGTCCAGCACGGCACCGGCGCCGGCCTGCCGTCGTACCCCCACCCGCGCCTGATGCCGGACTTCTGGGAGTTCCCGACCGTGTCGATGGGCCTCACCGCCATCAACTCGATCTACCAGGCCCGGTTCAACCGCTACATGGACAACCGCGGCATCAAGGACACCTCGCAGCAGCACGTGTGGGCCTTCATGGGCGACGGCGAGATGGCCGAGCCCGAGTCGCTCGGCGCCATCCGCGTCGCCGCCCGCGAGGAGCTCGACAACCTCACCTGGGTGATCAACTGCAACCTGCAGCAGCTCGACGGTCCCGTGACGGGCAACGGCAAGATCATGCAGGAGCTGGAGGCCAACTTCCGCGGCGCCGGCTGGAACGTCATCAAGGTCGTCTGGGGCCGCGAGTGGGACGCCCTGCTCGCCAAGGACATGGACGGCGTCCTGGTCAACCGGATGAACTCCACGCCCGACGGCCAGTTCCAGACCTACTCCACCGAGGACGGCGCCTACGTCCGCGAGCACTTCTTCGGCTCCGACCCGCGCCTGCGCAAGATGGTCGAGCACATGTCCGACCAGCAGATCGAGAAGCTGCCGCGCGGTGGCCACGACTACCGCAAGGTCTACGCCGCGTTCGACGCCGCGACCAAGCACACCGGTCAGCCGACGGTGATCCTCGCCCACACCATCAAGGGATGGACGATCGACGCCCTCGAGGGCAAGAACGCCACCCACCAGATGAAGAAGCTCACGCTCCCGGACCTGAAGAAGTTCCGCGACCGGCTCTACCTCCCGATCAGCGACCGCGACCTCGAGGAGTCCTACGAGAAGACCGGCGGCGCGCCGTTCTACCACCCGGGCGCCGACTCGCCGGAGATCGCCTACATGCTCGAGCGCCGCCAGGCGCTCGGCGGCTCGATCCCCCGCCGCGTCAACCGGGCCACCGCGCTCAAGCTGCCCGGCGACGAGCTCTACGCCGAGCTGAAGCAGGGCTCGGGCAAGAACAAGTTCGCCACCACGATGGCGGCCGTGCGCCTGCTGCGCGACTGGATGAAGGACCCGGAGATCGGCGAGCGCCTCGTCCCGATCGCCCCCGACGAGTACCGCACGTTCGGCATGGACTCGATGTTCCCGAGCGCCAAGGTCTACAACCCGGGCGGCCAGCAGTACGAGTCGGTCGACCGCAAGATGCTGCTCTCCTACAAGGAGTCCGCGCAGGGCCAGATGCTCCACGAGGGCATCTCCGAGGCGGGCGCGATGGCGTCGGCCACGGCCGCCGGCTCGGCGTACTCCACGCACGGCGAGCACATGATCCCGTTCTACATCTTCTACTCGATGTTCGGCTTCCAGCGCACCGGCGACTCGGTGTGGGCGATGGCCGACCAGCTGTCCCGCGGCTTCCTCATCGGCGCCACCGCCGGTCGCACCACCCTCACCGGCGAGGGCCTGCAGCACGCCGACGGCCACTCGCCGCTGCTCGCGGCGACCAACCCGGCGGTCGTGCACTACGACCCGGCGTTCGGCTACGAGATCGCGCACATCATGCAGAACGGCCTCGAGCGGATGTACGGCGCCGACGCCGAGGACGTCATCTTCTACCTCACCGTCTACAACGAGCCGGTCAGCCAGCCCGCCGAGCCCGCCGACGTCGACGTCGACGGCATCCTCAAGGGCATCCACCGGGTGTCGACCGCCGAGGGCGAGGGCCCGCGGGTCCAGCTGATGGCCTCCGGCGTGGGCTACCCGTGGATCCAGGACGCGGCCCGCATCCTCGCCGAGGACTGGGGCGTCCAGGCTGACCTGTGGTCGGTCACCTCGTGGAACGAGCTGGCCCGTGACGGCGCCGCGGCCGAGCAGTGGAACCTGCTCAACCCCGGCTCCGACAAGCGCACCGCCTACGTCAGCGACAAGCTCGCCGGCGTGCAGGGCCCCGTCGTGGCGGTGTCGGACTACATGCGGGCCGTCCCGCTGCAGATCGCCCGCTGGGTGCCGGCCGACTACCGCGTGCTCGGCGCCGACGGGTTCGGCTTCGCCGACACCCGCCCGGCCGCGCGCCGGTTCTTCCACATCGACGCCGTCAGCGTCGTCGTGCAGGCCCTCCAGGCCCTCGCCGACGCCGGCGAGGTCCCGGTGGAGAAGGTCGTCGAGGCCGCCCGGCGCTACAAGATCGACGACCCGACCGCGACGCAGGACATCAAGCAGGAAGGCGGGGATGCCTGA
- a CDS encoding PucR family transcriptional regulator: MASRDLLPERALAGDGHARRHLVDEVYLPLVATRGTLLETLGAWFEHGASIEGTARALFVHPNTVRYRLRQVTEVTGWSPTRPREAFALQLALILGRQSGRTEL, encoded by the coding sequence GTGGCCAGCCGCGACCTGCTCCCCGAGCGCGCGCTGGCCGGCGACGGCCACGCCCGGCGACACCTGGTCGACGAGGTCTACCTCCCGCTCGTGGCCACCCGCGGCACCCTGCTGGAGACACTGGGGGCGTGGTTCGAGCACGGCGCCTCGATCGAGGGCACGGCCCGCGCGCTCTTCGTCCACCCCAACACCGTGCGCTACCGGCTGCGCCAGGTCACCGAGGTCACCGGGTGGTCGCCGACGCGCCCGCGCGAGGCGTTCGCGCTCCAGCTCGCGCTCATCCTGGGGCGTCAGTCCGGCCGCACGGAGCTCTGA
- a CDS encoding AMP-binding protein, whose translation MTPARSGAIGGAAGAVVGTLAGAGTTLRVLGRAGVIRPYGPRTLAHLGRTVLRWGTGPAGGFASLADRAPHRVGLVDELGELTWGELHRRSNSVARAFAERGVREGDAVAVMCRNHRGFVEASIAAAKLGADILYLNTAFAGPQLVDVLDREAPRLVVHDEEFTDLLAGASVERRVLAWTDGDAAGETLEQLAAAHDEGDLHPPERHARIVILTSGTTGTPKGAPRREAGIDAAVSLLSRMPLRAGWRTHIAAPLFHTWGFAHLALAMLLGSTVVLRRTFDPEVALRTTQDERCESLVVIPVMLQRMLALPPDVLDSVDLGRVEVVASSGSALPATLAEAWMDRFGDHLYNIYGSTEVAYASIATPEDLRADPTSAGRPPYGTVVRILDEGAHEVAQGETGRIFVGNGLLFEGYTHGGSKEVVDGLMASGDVGFFDAAGRLHVAGRDDDMIVSGGENVFPHEVEDCLVSHEHVVEVAALGVVDDDYGQRLRAFVVRSGEVSADQLRDHVKAHLARFKVPREIVFVDELPRNATGKVLKRELAGWDERDDVQDSEEQG comes from the coding sequence GTGACCCCCGCCCGGTCGGGGGCGATCGGAGGCGCGGCCGGCGCGGTGGTCGGCACGCTGGCGGGGGCCGGCACGACGCTGCGCGTGCTGGGCCGCGCGGGCGTGATCCGGCCGTACGGCCCGCGCACGCTGGCCCACTTGGGCCGCACCGTGCTGCGCTGGGGGACCGGTCCGGCCGGCGGGTTCGCCTCGCTCGCGGACCGCGCCCCGCACCGGGTCGGCCTGGTCGACGAGCTGGGCGAGCTGACGTGGGGCGAGCTGCACCGCCGGTCCAACTCGGTGGCCCGCGCGTTCGCCGAGCGCGGCGTGCGCGAGGGTGACGCCGTGGCCGTGATGTGCCGCAACCACCGCGGCTTCGTCGAGGCCTCGATCGCGGCCGCGAAGCTCGGCGCCGACATCCTCTACCTCAACACCGCGTTCGCCGGGCCGCAGCTGGTCGACGTCCTCGACCGCGAGGCCCCGCGGCTGGTGGTGCACGACGAGGAGTTCACCGACCTGCTCGCCGGCGCCAGCGTCGAGCGCCGGGTGCTCGCGTGGACCGACGGCGACGCCGCGGGGGAGACCCTCGAGCAGCTCGCCGCCGCCCACGACGAGGGCGACCTGCACCCGCCCGAGCGGCACGCGAGGATCGTGATCCTGACCTCGGGCACCACCGGCACCCCGAAGGGTGCGCCGCGGCGGGAGGCGGGCATCGACGCGGCCGTCTCGCTGCTCTCGCGCATGCCGCTGCGCGCCGGCTGGCGCACCCACATCGCGGCGCCGCTGTTCCACACGTGGGGCTTCGCCCACCTCGCGCTGGCGATGCTGCTCGGCTCGACCGTCGTGCTGCGCCGCACCTTCGACCCCGAGGTCGCGCTGCGCACCACCCAGGACGAGCGGTGCGAGTCGCTGGTCGTCATCCCGGTCATGCTGCAGCGGATGCTCGCGCTGCCGCCGGACGTGCTCGACTCCGTCGACCTCGGCCGCGTCGAGGTCGTGGCGTCGTCGGGCTCGGCGCTGCCGGCGACGCTCGCCGAGGCGTGGATGGACCGCTTCGGCGACCACCTCTACAACATCTACGGCTCGACCGAGGTGGCCTACGCCTCGATCGCGACGCCGGAGGACCTGCGCGCGGACCCGACGTCGGCGGGACGCCCGCCGTACGGCACCGTCGTGCGGATCCTCGACGAGGGGGCCCACGAGGTCGCGCAGGGGGAGACCGGGCGGATCTTCGTCGGCAACGGCCTGCTCTTCGAGGGCTACACCCACGGCGGGTCCAAGGAGGTCGTCGACGGGCTGATGGCGTCCGGCGACGTGGGCTTCTTCGACGCCGCCGGACGACTCCACGTCGCGGGGCGCGACGACGACATGATCGTCTCCGGCGGGGAGAACGTGTTCCCCCACGAGGTCGAGGACTGCCTGGTCTCCCACGAGCACGTGGTGGAGGTCGCTGCACTGGGCGTCGTGGACGACGACTACGGTCAGCGGCTGAGGGCCTTCGTCGTGCGCAGCGGCGAGGTGTCCGCCGACCAGCTGCGCGACCACGTGAAGGCCCACCTGGCCCGGTTCAAGGTGCCGCGGGAGATCGTCTTCGTCGACGAGCTGCCGCGCAACGCGACCGGCAAGGTGCTCAAGCGCGAGCTGGCAGGGTGGGACGAGCGGGACGACGTGCAGGACAGCGAGGAGCAAGGGTGA
- a CDS encoding VOC family protein, with protein MAEQDRTARIAMVTLDCAEVAPSADFWSAFLGWEVAASTDDYAMLTSPDGGPALGLGRVEGHQPPAWPDEGGRKQFHLDLAVDDLDAAAERAVGLGARLADPQPGETWRVLLDPAGHPFCLTDAASWG; from the coding sequence GTGGCCGAGCAGGACCGGACCGCACGCATCGCGATGGTGACCCTGGACTGTGCCGAGGTCGCACCGTCCGCCGACTTCTGGTCGGCGTTCCTGGGCTGGGAGGTGGCGGCGAGCACCGACGACTACGCCATGCTCACCTCCCCCGACGGTGGCCCGGCCCTCGGCCTGGGACGGGTCGAGGGGCACCAACCGCCCGCGTGGCCCGACGAGGGCGGGCGCAAGCAGTTCCACCTCGACCTGGCCGTCGACGACCTCGACGCGGCGGCCGAGCGGGCCGTCGGCCTCGGTGCCCGCCTCGCGGACCCGCAGCCGGGCGAGACCTGGCGGGTGCTCCTCGACCCGGCCGGGCACCCGTTCTGCCTGACCGACGCGGCCAGCTGGGGCTAG
- a CDS encoding response regulator transcription factor, whose product MAQILIVEDEARIASFVAKGLRAEGHQPTVAVDGPSGLDEALSGRFDLMVLDIGLPGMDGFEVLDQLRSQGSRMPVIVLTARDSVTDTVAALDNGADDYMAKPFRFAELMARVRLRLRALAPADSPTGDDVVVGRLRLDRRTRCVSGPGGESELSAREFALAEIFFLNPGQVLTREQLLDLVWGYDFDPGSNVVDVYVGYLRKKLGADAISTVRGVGYRLDP is encoded by the coding sequence GTGGCACAGATCCTGATCGTGGAGGACGAGGCCCGGATCGCCTCGTTCGTGGCGAAGGGCCTGCGGGCCGAGGGGCACCAGCCCACGGTGGCCGTCGACGGACCCAGCGGCCTCGACGAGGCGCTGTCCGGGCGCTTCGACCTGATGGTGCTCGACATCGGCCTGCCCGGCATGGACGGCTTCGAGGTGCTCGACCAGCTGCGCTCCCAGGGCAGCCGGATGCCGGTCATCGTGCTCACCGCGCGCGACTCGGTCACCGACACCGTCGCCGCCCTCGACAACGGCGCGGACGACTACATGGCCAAGCCGTTCCGCTTCGCGGAGCTGATGGCCCGGGTACGCCTGCGGCTGCGGGCGCTCGCCCCGGCCGACTCCCCGACGGGCGACGACGTCGTCGTGGGCCGGCTGCGCCTCGACCGCCGCACCCGGTGCGTGTCGGGACCCGGGGGCGAGTCCGAGCTGTCGGCGCGCGAGTTCGCGCTCGCCGAGATCTTCTTCCTCAACCCGGGCCAGGTGCTGACCAGGGAGCAGCTGCTCGACCTGGTGTGGGGCTACGACTTCGACCCGGGCTCCAACGTCGTCGACGTCTACGTCGGCTACCTCCGCAAGAAGCTGGGCGCCGACGCCATCTCGACCGTGCGCGGGGTCGGCTACCGGCTCGACCCCTGA
- a CDS encoding peroxiredoxin: MSGQGLCLGEEAPDFALRDQFGQDTRLTDFRGRKAVVLMFFPFAFSGVCTGELSGVRDRLDEFLTFDTEVLALSCDPVYALRSFAEAEGLHFPLLSDFWPHGAVASAYDVFDATKGAPRRSSYVVDRDGLLRWSVHNANPDGRDLDEHLRELQAALH, encoded by the coding sequence GTGAGCGGTCAGGGTCTGTGCCTCGGCGAGGAGGCGCCCGACTTCGCGTTGCGCGACCAGTTCGGCCAGGACACCCGCCTCACGGACTTCCGCGGCCGCAAGGCGGTCGTGCTGATGTTCTTCCCGTTCGCGTTCTCCGGCGTGTGCACCGGGGAGCTGTCGGGGGTGCGGGACCGGCTCGACGAGTTCCTCACCTTCGACACCGAGGTGCTGGCGCTCTCCTGCGACCCGGTCTACGCGCTGCGGTCGTTCGCGGAGGCCGAGGGGCTGCACTTCCCGCTGCTCTCGGACTTCTGGCCGCACGGCGCGGTGGCGTCGGCCTACGACGTCTTCGACGCCACCAAGGGCGCGCCCCGCCGCTCGTCGTACGTCGTCGACCGCGACGGCCTGCTGCGGTGGTCGGTGCACAACGCGAACCCCGACGGCCGGGACCTCGACGAGCACCTGCGCGAGCTCCAGGCCGCGCTCCACTGA